One part of the Mya arenaria isolate MELC-2E11 chromosome 3, ASM2691426v1 genome encodes these proteins:
- the LOC128227744 gene encoding deleted in malignant brain tumors 1 protein-like, with product MIESALSTVTWITMKVLASFILVFLLDFSPSYGETKVRLAGGKSRSEGTLQVDISGEWLTVCALPYHSGAPIAQVVCGMLNVSANVFNGSAIWKHLNIQNKGITMDNLHCKGSEEDLLFCKSGRWLAHTCQSSFFLRIECNTPVDIYHTRITDYAIGGAGSYEYMCDQGFGPEEAKVYCRTAYRPRWNALILHGQYAGSSQLIHANCNGNETDISECNLYKSYCSQNRSVRVECLDTDIELMGGHNNLTGTVFVNVTDTWRYICADDFGPNEARVVCKTLNGTDVPGQISREYVGHYGLVSDLQCTGSEDDVSLCTSNVGGYCNSGYAAAVDCNTVRLAGGTDYKTGRVEVYDSFNRTWETVCNNQFSYNDAKVICRQLEFNTGTPSWYRLYRYFSRPSIYKINCHGYEGDLSQCAIDWKDGHCSEDAGVDCSVQHRTTPYPTVSYSAQVRLVDGDHNHSGRVEVYYQNQWGTVCRQNFDHNDLIVVCRTLGYYRGYGYGKIYEGVPASGGNVVIEDLQCRGIESNVKQCTSKVWLSNTCGHSQDVSIDCYYNGETSTSMPYGSIHIYIGRPVDGDIRLAGGGYGSDSGRLEVFYSGQWGTVCNIGFDIRDAETVCRILRHYGSPTYYRSYSIEGRGYGAIMIENLQCRGREWSLAQCDSGPWLSNTNCSHYDDVGVDCSGKISAMTTEATSTWSPYTTASLPYCGGYFNGWSGYIASPNYPNPYFNGQHCEYHLSVPSGHVVCLYIEDMNLQTCCDHLQLYDGPSSSYNIISSVTSTSAPGISWNNTEICSTGPTMTAVFTTDGSVTMTGFNATYSAFVPNSNGIRLVNGPNYHSGRVEVYHNGRWGTVCDNNFDHRDVMVICRMLGYFQGEQYGRPYQGAHFGRGSGTIWLSNLGCNGYESDVRNCYHQGWGSHGCSSLEDAGVECYAYFYETTTSYPWWLQTTDYTTYQPLWMTTSGYSVYDAIHVSCNEQGWDIQVDMNRLRLATPGALSSDIYLGENSCTGTVELDILHFRQGLRQCLTSETQRYNASVYTNELVYAEHDPVYSYIIRNYNWTVGVECDVQRNETSSGHIHHDNNQNTVVPVTGTSHYGYVNVTFYRDANFQMPLPGNPLHVPVGTDVYVKVFTTTSDWTVKMRVHSCYTRPANSSSNNLQYFLIKNGCEMDSNTHLISQSAHETRFVFKDFEYTSSHEGIDVECDTTFCSSNDHTRQCTQTCNPVIRRSGHVHIQKATTNSDYDVTTDGHVSIVNDVTVDSHVSPVNDVTADIHASLVNDVTTDSHVSLLNDVTNEINVKLVSDVITDTGESHVSSMNDVRTDSHVSPIADVLMTPSVESSDEN from the exons atgattgaAAGTGCGTTGAGTACAGTGACTTGGATCACCATGAAAGTTTTGGCGTCATTCATACTTGTGTTTTTGCTTGACTTCTCGCCGTCATATGGGG AAACAAAGGTGCGTTTGGCGGGAGGAAAAAGTCGCTCCGAGGGCACACTGCAGGTCGATATCAGTGGGGAATGGTTGACGGTTTGCGCGTTACCTTACCACAGCGGAGCCCCAATCGCCCAAGTTGTGTGTGGGATGCTTAATGTTTCTGCAAACGTTTT CAACGGCTCAGCAATTTGGAAGCACTTAAATATCCAAAATAAGGGGATCACCATGGATAACCTACACTGTAAGGGCTCGGAGGAAGACCTCTTGTTCTGCAAGTCTGGCCGTTGGCTGGCACACACATGTCAAAGTTCCTTCTTTCTTCGAATTGAATGTA ACACTCCTGTTGACATTTATCACACAAGGATAACTGATTACGCCATCGGAGGTGCTGGGAGCTACGAGTACATGTGTGACCAAGGGTTTGGTCCCGAGGAGGCGAAAGTGTATTGCAGAACAGCATATCGTCCGAGATG GAATGCATTAATACTGCATGGTCAGTACGCCGGATCCTCTCAACTGATTCACGCGAACTGCAATGGAAATGAAACTGACATATCAGAGTGTAATCTCTACAAGTCATACTGTAGTCAAAACAGAAGTGTCAGAGTGGAATGTTTAG ACACAGACATTGAGCTGATGGGAGGCCATAACAATCTGACCGGAACTGTCTTTGTGAATGTCACTGATACATGGCGATACATCTGCGCTGATGACTTTGGGCCAAATGAGGCTAGGGTCGTGTGCAAAACTCTTAATGGAACTGACGT CCCTGGCCAGATATCCCGCGAATATGTTGGCCATTACGGACTGGTGTCAGACTTACAATGTACGGGCAGTGAGGATGACGTGTCTTTGTGTACCTCAAACGTTGGAGGTTACTGCAACAGCGGATACGCCGCCGCTGTGGATTGTA ACACGGTTCGTCTTGCTGGTGGAACTGATTATAAGACCGGTCGTGTAGAAGTATATGACAGTTTCAACCGGACTTGGGAGACCGTATGCAACAATCAATTCAGCTACAACGACGCAAAAGTTATTTGCCGACAACTGGAATTCAACACTGGAACACCTAG CTGGTACCGATTGTATAGGTATTTTTCAAGACCAtctatatacaaaataaattgccaTGGTTATGAGGGTGACCTATCACAGTGTGCAATCGACTGGAAGGACGGACATTGCAGTGAAGATGCTGGAGTGGATTGTAGCG ttcAACATCGTACAACACCATATCCAACCGTGTCCTATT CTGCACAAGTGCGCCTGGTTGACGGTGACCACAACCATTCTGGGCGGGTTGAGGTATACTACCAGAACCAATGGGGGACTGTGTGTCGACAAAACTTCGACCATAATGATCTGATAGTTGTATGCAGGACATTGGGTTACTACCGTGGCTACGG ATATGGAAAGATATACGAAGGGGTACCAGCTTCCGGTGGAAACGTGGTTATTGAAGACTTACAGTGTCGGGGAATTGAATCGAACGTAAAACAGTGTACATCCAAGGTCTGGCTGTCAAATACGTGTGGCCACTCCCAGGATGTCAGTATTGACTgttatt ATAATGGAGAAACATCAACATCAATGCCATATGGATCGATTCATATTTACATTGGCAGGCCAGTAG ATGGAGACATTCGACTTGCTGGTGGTGGCTATGGCAGTGACAGTGGACGACTGGAGGTGTTCTATAGCGGACAGTGGGGAACTGTTTGTAATATAGGTTTTGACATCCGGGACGCAGAGACCGTGTGTCGTATCCTCCGTCACTACGG ATCCCCGACCTATTACCGCTCGTACAGTATTGAGGGACGAGGCTATGGAGCAATCATGATAGAGAACCTCCAATGTCGAGGTCGAGAGTGGAGTCTAGCTCAGTGTGATTCCGGGCCTTGGTTGTCGAATACTAACTGTAGTCATTACGATGATGTTGGCGTGGATTGTTCAG GAAAAATATCGGCAATGACAACAGAGGCTACTTCCACTTGGTCTCCATATACTACTG CTAGTTTACCCTATTGCGGAGGGTATTTCAACGGGTGGTCGGGCTATATTGCCTCACCAAACTATCCTAACCCATACTTCAACGGCCAGCATTGCGAGTACCATCTCAGCGTTCCAAGCGGTCACgtggtatgtctgtatattGAGGACATGAACCTTCAGACCTGTTGTGACCATCTTCAGCTTTATGATGGCCCTTCTTCGTCGTATAACATAATAAGCAG CGTGACTTCAACATCTGCCCCGGGAATAAGCTGGAACAATACGGAGATTTGCTCCACCGGACCTACAATGACTGCAGTATTTACTACGGACGGCTCTGTCACAATGACAGGGTTTAACGCTACCTATTCTGCGTTTGTACCAAATTCAAACg GTATCCGCCTTGTGAACGGTCCCAACTATCACTCAGGGCGGGTGGAGGTCTACCACAACGGGCGTTGGGGCACGGTTTGCGACAACAACTTTGATCATAGAGACGTCATGGTCATCTGTAGGATGCTTGGATACTTCCAGGGAGAACA GTACGGTCGCCCATACCAAGGCGCACATTTTGGAAGGGGGTCGGGAACTATTTGGCTTAGCAACCTTGGCTGTAACGGATACGAGTCCGATGTCCGGAACTGTTATCACCAGGGATGGGGCTCGCATGGCTGTAGCAGCCTCGAGGATGCTGGTGTCGAATGTTATG CCTACTTCTATGAAACTACGACATCTTATCCTTGGTGGCTGCAGACGACGGATTACACAACCTACCAGCCCTTGTGGATGACAACCTCAG GCTACTCTGTGTACGATGCGATTCATGTGAGCTGTAATGAGCAGGGCTGGGACATCCAGGTGGACATGAATCGCCTACGGTTGGCTACCCCCGGTGCCCTGTCCTCCGATATTTACCTGGGAGAGAACTCGTGCACAGGCACAGTGGAATTGGACATCCTGCACTTCCGTCAGGGACTCCGCCAATGCCTTACTTCGGAGACG CAACGTTACAACGCGTCGGTTTACACCAACGAGCTTGTGTACGCCGAGCACGACCCCGTCTACAGTTACATTATCCGCAATTACAACTGGACAGTTGGGGTTGAGTGTGATGTCCAAAGAAACGAGACTTCTTCGG GGCACATCCATCACGACAACAACCAAAACACGGTGGTTCCGGTGACGGGCACCAGTCACTACGGCTACGTCAACGTCACATTCTATCGAGATGCCAACTTCCAGATGCCGCTGCCCGGAAATCCGCTGCACGTGCCTGTCGGCACGGACGTGTATGTGAAGGTGTTCACGACGACGAGCGACTGGACCGTGAAGATGCGCGTGCACTCCTGCTACACGCGCCCCGCCAACAGCTCCTCGAACAACCTCCAGTACTTCCTCATCAAAAACGG GTGTGAGATGGATTCAAACACTCATCTTATCTCGCAGTCAGCACACGAGACTCGCTTCGTCTTCAAAGACTTTGAGTACACGAGCAGCCACGAGGGTATTGACGTTGAGTGTGACACCACGTTCTGCAGTTCCAATGACCACACCCGCCAATGCACACAAACATGTAACCCAGTGATAAGGCGGTCGGGGCACGTGCATATTCAAAAGGCAACAACAAATAGTGACTATGACGTCACAACTGATGGTCATGTCAGCATTGTAAATGATGTCACTGTCGATAGTCACGTCAGTCCTGTCAATGATGTCACCGCCGATATCCACGCAAGCCTTGTAAATGATGTCACGACAGATAGTCACGTCAGCCTTTTGAATGACGTCACAAATGAGATTAACGTTAAGCTAGTGAGTGACGTCATAACTGATACTGGTGAAAGTCATGTCAGCTCTATGAATGACGTCAGAACAGATAGCCATGTTAGCCCCATTGCGGATGTCCTGATGACCCCTTCCGTTGAGTCGTCCGATGAAAATTAA